The Besnoitia besnoiti strain Bb-Ger1 chromosome Unknown contig00018, whole genome shotgun sequence genome contains a region encoding:
- a CDS encoding uncharacterized protein (encoded by transcript BESB_032900) has protein sequence MASACVAVAPKPGGRGFCRRPSGRLAASSPSISPPSCSSRAASGAWWIEADAGDLVLPSVLVAFLRVLPIAPSSLLLQLPSRLSPLVSPASSVSSVVLTLAELPVLTFPRGALCSVQAALTSLASLYAPLERPPLCPVESSLSAEPRASHEKAGADAADGCEDTVCLVPAFFLFALVRRRLRLPADAPLRLLFGARELRAYSFLPLSSFVTSSAPSSIAAALRAPETRQLHPSFTSLSLLSITGLDACQCAGSAPGLPSAQPRLQPLLSLQVLFSLPGGKGGFGALLKKQRKKQSRAALNFDMSRDLSGRRLRHAQVVEKIKAWITKKIQEKQAVELLAEQTETLTIDAETKDSKPAAALDESFIRSLKDNSVQMPMLIGQGLREAKETQEALRAEEAKKKSLSFAKVKKQSNWFLHRDLFDDDDDEDDDEDDDNESDGSTAIAKAPPSSSYFSSSSSSSSSSSSSSSSSSSFYASAAAPRFEAREREQVMQKAAKSSFAWLGGICGKPPSCPSSSSFSSSSAVSASAAASSEAEMRDREREEAKKMEEKIQREADALDVSQFSSAEELEKNVDPEVLKKKLMMLGWKCGGRPAERAARLFLLKTLNGKPPPSSVLAPKKK, from the exons ATGGCCTCGGCCTGCGTAGCCGTCGCCCCAAAGCCGGGTGGGAGGGGCTTTTGCCGGCGGCCGagcggccgcctcgctgcttcctcccCCTCCATTTCTCCGCCGAGTTGCTCCTCCCGTGCTGCTTCGGGGGCGTGGTGGATTGAAGCAGACGCCGGAGACTTGGTGCTTCCCTCGGTTCTTGTGGCCTTTCTGCGCGTCCTGCCGATcgctccttcctcgctcctgcttcagctcccgtcgcgtctctctccgctcgtTTCACCTGCTTCCTCCGTGTCTTCTGTCGTCTTGACTCTCGCTGAGCTTCCAGTTCTCACGttcccgcgaggcgcgctgtGCTCAGTCCAGGCGGCTCTGACCAGCCTCGCATCGTTGTATGCGCCTCTTGAGCGTCCGCCGCTCTGCCCTGTCGagtcgtctctctcggccGAACCTCGCGCTTCCCATGAGAAAGCCGGTGCGGATGCGGCAGATGGCTGCGAAGACACTGTCTGTCTCGTTCCTgcgttcttcctcttcgctctggttcgccgacgcctccgccttcccgcagacgcgcctctgcgtctgctcttcggcgcgcggGAGCTTCGCGCGTACTCtttcctgcctctctcgtccTTCGTGACCTCGTCTGCTCCCTCGAGCATTGCGGCAGCACTTCGGGCTCCGGAGACTCGCCAGCTGCATCCGTCGTTTACCTCCCTCTCCCTACTCTCGATCACAGGCTTGGATGCCTGTCAATGTGCAGGCTCGGCGCCAGGTCTTCCTTCTGCGCAGCCACGGCTGCAGCCGTTGTTGAGCCTGCAGGTGCTGTTTTCGCTCCCTGGCGGGAAGGGCGGTTTCGGTGCGTtgctgaagaagcagcggaagaagcagtcgcgcgccgcgctcaaCTTCGACATGAGCCGCGACCTCagcgggcgtcgcctgcgccacgcgcAAGTCGTTGAGAAAATCAAAGCTTGGATCACGAAAAAAATCCAAGAAAAACAAGCCGTCGAACTTTTGGCTGAGCAGACGGAAACCCTCACTATCGACGCG GAGACGAAGGACTCGAaacctgcggcggcgctcgacgagAGTTTCATTCGGTCGCTTAAGGACAACTCTGTGCAGATGCCCATGCTGATTGGTCAGGGCCTCCGCGAAGCAAAAGAGACGCA GGAGGCGCTTCGAGCCGAGGAGGCTAAAAAGAAGAGTCTTTCTTTCGCGAAGGTCAAGAAGCAAAGCAACTGGTTCCTTCACAGAGACCTCTTCGATGATGATGatgacgaggacgacgatgAAGATGACGACAACGAGTCAGATGGCTCAACAGCCATCGCCAAGGCGCCTCCCTCATCCTCGTatttctcgtcttcctcctcttcttcgtcgtcttctagttcctcttcttcctcctcctcttctttttacgcgtctgcggcggcgccgcgattcgaggcgcgcgagcgagagcagGTGATGCAGAAGGCAGCAAAGTCCTCCTTCGCGTGGCTCGGCGGTATCTGCGGGAAACCTCCCTCCTGTCCGTCCTcatcttccttttcttcttcttcagctgtttctgcctctgctgcggcgtcgtcggaggcggagatgcgcgacagggagagagaagaagccaaGAAGATGGAAGAAAAGATACAGCGAGAAGCGGACGCGCTGGACGTCTCGCAGTTCTCGAGTGCCGAGGAGCTTGAGAAGAACGTCGACCCCGAAG TGCTCAAGAAGAAGCTTATGATGCTCGGATGGAAGTGCGGAGGGCGCCCCGCGGAAAG ggctgcgcggctgttTCTGCTCAAGACGCTGAACGGGAAACCGCCGCCCAGCAGCGTGCTAGCGCCAAAGAAAAAGTGA